Proteins from one Bradyrhizobium roseum genomic window:
- a CDS encoding ABC transporter substrate-binding protein: MRSVHALAAAALLLLPAYDVASAAEPKQGGILRMYHRDSPGSASIHEGATYSVNIPFMPVFNNLVIFKQDVPQNSVESIVPDLAESWAWSADNKKLTFKLRQGVKWHDGKPFTSADVKCTFDMLMGKSQQKFRQNPRKSWYDQVSDVTVNGDFEASFELKRPQPALLSLLASGYTPVYPCHVSPGDMRTKPVGTGPFKFVEFKANESIKLTKNTDYWKKGLPHLDGIEFTIITNRSTAILGFVSDKFDMTFPTEVSIPLLKEVKTQAPKAVCVVEPINVATNIIVNSSSPPFDNLDIRRALALSLDRKAFIQIMFEGQADIGGTMLPAPGGLWAMPKEMMESIPGYGPDINANRDEARKLMQKAGYGPDKRLAVKVATRNIPIYRDPAVILIDQLKSIYIDGELDVVDTAQWFPKVARKDYTLGLNLTGNAVDDPDQSFYENYSCGSERNYTNYCNREIEKLFDQQSAETDKEKRRKLVWEIDKKLQEDVARPIIFHGRSGTCWHPYVKGVTIMVNSSYNGYRYEDVWMDK, encoded by the coding sequence ATGCGGAGCGTTCATGCGCTTGCCGCCGCAGCGTTGTTGTTGCTGCCGGCTTACGACGTTGCTTCGGCGGCCGAGCCGAAACAGGGCGGCATTCTCAGGATGTATCACCGCGACAGCCCGGGCAGCGCCTCGATCCACGAGGGCGCGACCTACTCGGTCAACATTCCCTTCATGCCGGTTTTCAATAACCTCGTCATATTCAAGCAGGACGTGCCGCAGAACAGCGTCGAATCGATCGTCCCCGACCTCGCCGAAAGCTGGGCGTGGAGCGCCGACAACAAGAAGCTGACCTTCAAGCTGCGGCAGGGCGTCAAATGGCACGATGGCAAGCCGTTCACCTCGGCCGACGTCAAATGCACGTTCGACATGCTGATGGGCAAATCGCAGCAGAAGTTTCGCCAGAACCCGCGCAAGTCCTGGTACGATCAGGTCAGCGACGTGACAGTCAACGGCGATTTCGAAGCGTCGTTCGAACTGAAGCGACCGCAGCCGGCATTGCTGTCGCTGCTCGCCTCCGGCTATACGCCGGTTTACCCCTGTCACGTCTCTCCGGGCGACATGCGCACCAAGCCGGTCGGCACCGGACCGTTCAAGTTCGTCGAGTTCAAGGCCAATGAATCGATCAAGCTGACCAAGAATACCGACTACTGGAAGAAGGGCCTGCCGCACCTCGACGGCATCGAATTCACCATCATCACCAACCGCTCGACGGCGATCCTCGGCTTCGTTTCCGACAAGTTCGACATGACCTTCCCCACTGAAGTGTCGATCCCGCTGCTCAAGGAAGTCAAGACGCAGGCGCCGAAGGCCGTTTGCGTGGTCGAGCCGATCAACGTGGCGACCAACATCATCGTCAACTCGTCCTCGCCGCCGTTCGACAATCTCGATATCAGGCGCGCGCTGGCGCTGTCGCTGGATCGCAAGGCGTTCATCCAGATCATGTTCGAGGGCCAGGCCGATATCGGCGGCACCATGCTGCCGGCGCCGGGCGGTCTGTGGGCGATGCCGAAGGAGATGATGGAATCGATCCCCGGCTACGGCCCCGACATCAACGCCAACCGCGACGAGGCGCGCAAGCTGATGCAGAAGGCCGGCTACGGCCCGGACAAGCGGCTCGCGGTCAAGGTCGCCACCCGCAACATCCCGATCTACCGCGATCCCGCCGTCATCCTGATCGACCAGTTGAAGAGCATCTACATCGACGGCGAGCTCGACGTCGTCGATACCGCGCAATGGTTCCCGAAAGTCGCGCGCAAGGATTACACGCTCGGCCTCAACCTTACCGGCAACGCCGTCGACGATCCCGACCAGTCGTTCTACGAGAACTATTCCTGCGGCTCGGAGCGCAACTACACCAACTACTGCAACAGGGAGATCGAAAAGCTGTTCGACCAGCAGTCGGCCGAGACCGACAAGGAGAAGCGCAGGAAGCTGGTGTGGGAGATCGACAAGAAGCTGCAGGAGGATGTGGCGCGCCCGATCATCTTCCACGGCCGCTCCGGGACGTGCTGGCATCCGTACGTGAAGGGCGTCACCATCATGGTGAACAGTTCCTACAACGGTTACCGCTACGAAGACGTCTGGATGGACAAATAA
- a CDS encoding AMP-binding protein — translation MYTGKHAHLRPLQPAFIMASTGETVTYRELEARSNRLAHLFRNRGLKRLDHYSIFMENNSRYLEACGAGERSGLYYTCVNSYLTAGELAYILTNSQSRILITSREKLDIAREALKECPKVELCVVADGEGESDRIVGLQEVTAGLPHTPIGDEYIGTAMLYSSGTTGRPKGILRPLPEQPADQQLPLFDFLVKIWQYREGMIYLSPAPLYHSAPQAAVNLTIKMGGTAIIMEKFDPEQYLALIPKWGITHTQLVPTMFSRMLKLPEDVRTRYDLSSLEIAVHAAAPCPAAVKDDIIKWWGPIVHEYYGATEGLGFTACNSEEWLAHRGTVGRVLLGDLHILDENMQPCPKGTAGTVWFKTATPFEYFNDPGKTQEARSADGSMSTVGDVGYVDDDGFLYLTDRATFMIISGGVNIYPQECENLLITHPKIADAAVFGVPNPDLGEEVKAVVQPMPGVSPDQELADELIAFCSQSLSRQKVPRSIDFEAELPRLPTGKLYKRLLRDRYWGNKTSRIV, via the coding sequence ATGTACACCGGCAAGCATGCGCATCTTCGGCCGCTGCAACCCGCCTTCATCATGGCAAGCACGGGCGAAACGGTCACCTATCGCGAACTGGAGGCGCGCAGCAACCGGCTCGCGCATCTGTTCCGCAACCGCGGCCTGAAGCGACTCGACCACTATTCGATCTTCATGGAGAACAACAGCCGCTATCTCGAAGCCTGCGGCGCCGGCGAACGCTCGGGCCTCTATTATACCTGCGTGAACTCCTACCTCACCGCGGGCGAGCTCGCCTACATCCTGACCAACAGCCAGTCGCGTATCCTGATCACGTCGAGAGAAAAGCTCGATATCGCGCGCGAGGCGCTCAAGGAGTGCCCCAAAGTCGAACTCTGCGTCGTCGCCGATGGCGAAGGCGAGAGCGACCGCATCGTCGGCCTGCAGGAAGTAACCGCCGGCCTGCCGCACACGCCGATCGGCGACGAATATATCGGCACCGCGATGCTGTATTCCTCCGGCACCACAGGCCGCCCAAAGGGGATTTTGCGCCCGCTGCCGGAGCAGCCGGCGGACCAGCAACTGCCGCTGTTCGATTTCCTGGTGAAGATCTGGCAGTACCGCGAGGGCATGATCTACCTGTCGCCGGCGCCGCTCTATCATTCGGCGCCGCAGGCGGCCGTGAACCTCACCATCAAGATGGGCGGCACCGCCATCATCATGGAGAAGTTCGATCCCGAGCAATATCTCGCGCTGATCCCGAAATGGGGCATCACCCACACCCAGCTGGTGCCAACGATGTTTTCGCGGATGCTGAAACTGCCGGAAGACGTGCGGACGCGCTACGATCTGTCGTCGCTCGAGATCGCGGTTCACGCCGCCGCTCCCTGCCCTGCGGCGGTCAAGGACGACATCATCAAATGGTGGGGGCCGATCGTGCACGAATATTACGGCGCCACCGAAGGGCTCGGCTTTACGGCCTGCAACAGCGAGGAATGGCTGGCCCATCGCGGCACCGTCGGCCGGGTGCTGCTCGGGGATCTGCACATCCTTGACGAAAACATGCAGCCCTGCCCCAAGGGAACGGCGGGCACGGTGTGGTTCAAGACGGCGACCCCGTTCGAATATTTCAACGATCCGGGCAAGACGCAGGAGGCCCGTTCGGCCGACGGCAGCATGAGCACGGTCGGCGACGTCGGCTATGTCGACGACGACGGCTTTCTCTACCTGACCGATCGCGCGACGTTCATGATCATCTCGGGTGGCGTGAACATCTATCCGCAGGAATGCGAGAACCTCTTGATCACCCACCCCAAGATTGCGGATGCGGCCGTGTTCGGCGTGCCCAATCCGGATCTCGGCGAGGAAGTGAAGGCAGTGGTGCAGCCGATGCCGGGGGTTTCGCCGGATCAGGAGCTGGCCGATGAGCTGATTGCCTTCTGCAGCCAGTCGCTGTCGCGCCAGAAAGTGCCGCGTTCGATCGATTTCGAGGCCGAGTTGCCGCGGCTTCCGACCGGAAAACTCTACAAGCGGCTGCTGCGCGACCGCTACTGGGGGAACAAGACCTCGCGGATCGTTTGA
- a CDS encoding iron-containing alcohol dehydrogenase translates to MHKGRVVFGAMDEVVFGRPASGAILEQLDRLGAQRAFLMVSGTLNRETDEIEKIRRALGPRCVGTFDAMPPHTPRAAVIAAAEQARAAGSDLIVTIGGGSITDGAKAVQLCLANDIRDPDDIDRIKAGSGPAPQLKAPAVRQISVPTTIAGGEFSAIAGVTNEKTEVKEALRHPLLMPRAVILDPWLSLHTPEWLWLSTGIRAVDHCVEGICSREAQPYGDAQALQGLSMLAQALPRVKADPNDLDARMDCQIGTWLSTGPLASGVPMGASHGIGYVLGAVFGVPHGHTSCVMLPSVIRWNKPANAARQALVAAAMGHPDEDAGDVLDGFIRNLGMPRSLREVNVTPEHFDRIAQAAMATPWVPRNPRKIEGPAQVREILEMTA, encoded by the coding sequence GTGCACAAGGGTCGGGTCGTATTCGGCGCGATGGATGAGGTCGTGTTCGGACGGCCGGCATCCGGGGCGATTTTGGAACAATTGGATCGGCTGGGCGCGCAGCGCGCGTTCCTGATGGTCAGCGGGACGCTCAATCGCGAAACCGACGAGATCGAAAAGATTCGCCGCGCGTTGGGACCGCGCTGCGTAGGCACTTTCGACGCCATGCCGCCGCATACGCCGCGCGCGGCGGTGATTGCCGCGGCCGAACAGGCCCGCGCCGCCGGGTCCGACCTGATCGTGACCATCGGCGGCGGCTCGATCACCGACGGCGCCAAGGCGGTCCAGCTCTGCCTCGCCAACGATATCCGCGATCCCGACGACATCGATCGCATCAAGGCCGGTAGCGGACCAGCGCCGCAGCTCAAGGCTCCTGCCGTGCGGCAGATCAGCGTGCCGACCACGATCGCCGGCGGGGAGTTTTCGGCAATCGCGGGCGTCACCAACGAGAAAACCGAGGTCAAGGAAGCGCTGCGGCATCCGCTGTTGATGCCGCGCGCGGTCATTCTCGATCCCTGGCTCAGCCTGCATACGCCGGAATGGCTGTGGCTTTCGACCGGCATCCGCGCCGTGGATCATTGTGTCGAGGGCATCTGTTCGCGCGAGGCGCAGCCTTATGGCGACGCCCAGGCGCTGCAGGGGCTATCGATGCTGGCGCAGGCGCTGCCGCGGGTGAAGGCCGATCCGAACGATCTCGACGCGCGGATGGACTGCCAGATCGGGACCTGGCTTTCGACCGGCCCGCTGGCGTCAGGCGTACCGATGGGCGCCAGCCACGGCATCGGCTACGTGCTCGGCGCGGTGTTCGGCGTGCCGCACGGCCACACCTCCTGCGTGATGCTGCCGTCGGTGATACGCTGGAACAAGCCGGCCAATGCCGCGCGGCAGGCGCTGGTCGCCGCCGCCATGGGCCACCCCGACGAGGACGCCGGCGACGTGCTCGACGGCTTCATCCGCAACCTCGGCATGCCGCGCAGCCTGCGCGAAGTGAACGTCACACCGGAGCATTTCGACCGCATCGCGCAGGCCGCGATGGCAACGCCCTGGGTGCCGCGCAACCCGCGCAAGATCGAGGGACCGGCGCAGGTGCGCGAGATTCTTGAAATGACCGCGTAG